In Paenibacillus sonchi, a single genomic region encodes these proteins:
- a CDS encoding TetR/AcrR family transcriptional regulator, which translates to MSSASIHKHTAILDAAYELFGSGGFYETKISEVAERAGIAKGTVYLYFKNKEELFMAVTRRDCEGFLQQLEAKLQACSSLTGKLSVIAGHHLFYYYERKQHTKLFSGAEQQP; encoded by the coding sequence GTGAGCAGCGCATCCATTCATAAACATACAGCCATTCTGGATGCCGCTTACGAGCTCTTCGGTTCAGGCGGCTTCTACGAAACGAAGATTTCGGAAGTAGCGGAACGTGCAGGCATTGCCAAAGGCACGGTGTATTTGTATTTCAAAAATAAAGAGGAGTTGTTCATGGCCGTCACCCGGCGGGACTGTGAAGGATTCCTTCAGCAGCTGGAAGCCAAGCTCCAGGCATGCAGCAGCCTGACCGGGAAGCTGTCGGTTATTGCCGGGCATCATCTGTTTTATTATTATGAGCGTAAGCAGCATACCAAGCTTTTTTCGGGCGCCGAACAACAACCCTGA
- a CDS encoding fumarylacetoacetate hydrolase family protein, producing the protein MGADVNNIYCVGRNYKQHAEELGNKVPVEPLIFLKPSHAAVPLDKAIIQLPKDAGLIHYEGEIVLRIARDYVPGMSVQELVDVMALGLDFTLRDIHNDLQKKGLPWTPAKGFKNAAPLTPYIAFPETEELEATDYTVRKNGVEVQRGNVKNMIFSLQKIVEFIAARYGLGKDDLIFTGTPAGVGPVASGDSFELFWGETLLGTCLIG; encoded by the coding sequence ATGGGCGCTGATGTTAACAATATCTACTGTGTTGGACGAAACTATAAGCAGCATGCAGAGGAGCTGGGCAACAAGGTGCCGGTGGAGCCTCTGATCTTTCTGAAGCCTTCCCATGCGGCGGTCCCCCTCGACAAGGCGATCATTCAGCTTCCCAAGGATGCCGGTCTGATTCACTACGAAGGTGAGATTGTGCTAAGGATTGCCCGGGATTATGTCCCCGGCATGAGTGTGCAGGAGCTGGTGGATGTAATGGCCCTCGGCCTGGATTTCACCTTGCGCGACATCCATAACGATCTGCAAAAGAAAGGGCTGCCCTGGACGCCCGCCAAAGGCTTCAAGAACGCTGCCCCGCTGACTCCCTACATTGCGTTTCCGGAGACCGAAGAACTGGAAGCGACCGATTACACTGTACGCAAAAATGGTGTGGAGGTGCAGCGCGGTAACGTCAAGAACATGATTTTTTCGCTGCAAAAAATCGTGGAGTTCATTGCCGCCCGTTATGGGCTGGGCAAGGATGATCTTATCTTTACCGGTACTCCGGCAGGCGTAGGGCCGGTAGCTTCCGGCGATTCGTTCGAGCTGTTCTGGGGCGAGACTCTGCTGGGCACCTGCCTGATCGGTTAA
- a CDS encoding ABC-F family ATP-binding cassette domain-containing protein, protein MNIMTVEHLSKSYGEKTLFRDASFGMDDRDKIGVIGVNGTGKSTFLKIIAGLDTPDDGQIAIGNAVRVQYLAQNPPYEPDNTVLQQVFAGDEPELAAMREYMETLALLESRPGDSALERRLVQIGQAIDAAGTWQLESEAKTVLTKLGITQFDARMESLSGGQRKRVALAAALITPSELLILDEPTNHIDTDSVAWLEQYLQKRRGALLMVTHDRYFLERVASVMLELDGGQLYRYEANYSRFLELKAEREEREASEEQKRKNLLRTELAWIRRGAKARSTKQKARIDRFEKLKDSQGPASAGALDISVASTRLGRKIIEMKDLTKSLDGRTLIKDLTYIAVPQDRVGIVGPNGSGKSTLLNLIAGKLQPDRGEVELGATVKLGYFTQEHQDMDDSLRVIEYVKEEAEIIRTADGSVITAGQMLERFLFPPAMQWTPIAKLSGGEKRRLYLLRVLMGAPNVLLLDEPTNDLDIGTLAVLEDYLDEFPGVVFTVSHDRFFLDRTVDKLIAFENGSIRLHVGNYSEYEEWMANNIPARGGDTLKEAGTGKNSSAPEQGQTVPAAPPAREKLKFTFKEQREYEGIDEAIEQAEQHLADISLQMEAAFADSGKLQELVEKQRQGEAELERLMERWTYLNELAEKIAGKA, encoded by the coding sequence ATGAATATTATGACCGTGGAACATCTTTCCAAGAGCTATGGGGAAAAAACACTATTCCGGGATGCGTCGTTTGGTATGGATGACAGGGACAAGATTGGCGTTATCGGTGTGAATGGTACGGGGAAATCCACCTTTTTGAAGATTATTGCCGGCCTGGATACACCGGATGACGGACAAATTGCCATCGGAAATGCGGTGCGGGTGCAGTATCTGGCACAAAATCCGCCGTATGAGCCGGACAACACCGTACTGCAGCAGGTTTTCGCTGGAGATGAGCCGGAGCTGGCTGCCATGCGGGAGTATATGGAGACACTGGCTCTTCTGGAGAGCCGTCCGGGCGACTCCGCCCTTGAGCGCCGGCTGGTGCAGATTGGACAAGCTATTGATGCGGCCGGGACATGGCAGCTGGAAAGTGAAGCCAAAACCGTCCTGACGAAGCTGGGCATTACGCAGTTTGATGCACGGATGGAGTCGCTGTCCGGCGGACAGCGCAAGCGTGTGGCTCTGGCGGCGGCGCTGATTACACCTTCTGAGCTGCTGATCCTGGACGAGCCGACGAACCATATCGATACGGACTCCGTGGCCTGGCTGGAGCAATACCTGCAGAAGCGGCGCGGGGCGCTGCTGATGGTAACCCATGACCGCTACTTCCTGGAACGGGTAGCCAGCGTCATGCTGGAGCTGGATGGCGGGCAATTGTACCGTTATGAAGCCAACTACTCGCGGTTCCTGGAGCTGAAGGCTGAGCGTGAGGAGCGTGAAGCGTCGGAGGAGCAGAAACGCAAAAATCTGCTGCGCACCGAGCTGGCCTGGATCCGCCGTGGAGCCAAGGCCCGTTCCACGAAGCAGAAGGCCAGAATCGACCGTTTCGAGAAGCTGAAGGACAGCCAGGGTCCCGCATCGGCGGGAGCGCTGGATATTTCCGTGGCTTCGACACGCCTCGGCCGCAAAATCATCGAAATGAAGGACCTGACCAAATCGCTCGATGGACGCACGCTGATTAAGGATTTGACCTATATTGCGGTGCCGCAGGACCGGGTAGGGATTGTGGGGCCGAACGGCAGCGGCAAATCGACCCTGCTGAATCTGATTGCCGGGAAGCTTCAGCCGGACCGCGGAGAGGTGGAGCTGGGGGCTACCGTCAAGCTGGGTTATTTCACCCAGGAGCATCAGGATATGGACGACAGCTTGCGGGTTATAGAGTACGTGAAGGAAGAGGCGGAAATCATCCGCACAGCGGACGGCAGCGTCATTACAGCCGGACAGATGCTGGAGCGGTTTTTGTTCCCGCCGGCCATGCAATGGACGCCGATCGCCAAGCTCTCCGGCGGAGAAAAGAGACGTCTTTATCTGCTGCGCGTCTTGATGGGCGCTCCCAATGTGCTGCTGCTGGACGAGCCAACCAATGATCTGGACATCGGGACCCTTGCCGTACTGGAAGATTATCTGGACGAGTTCCCCGGTGTGGTGTTCACGGTATCCCATGACCGGTTTTTCCTGGACCGCACGGTTGATAAGCTGATCGCCTTTGAGAATGGCAGCATCCGGCTGCATGTCGGAAACTATAGTGAGTATGAGGAATGGATGGCGAACAATATCCCGGCACGCGGTGGCGATACCCTCAAAGAAGCGGGAACGGGAAAAAACAGCTCCGCACCGGAACAGGGGCAGACAGTGCCAGCCGCGCCGCCTGCGAGAGAAAAGCTGAAGTTCACCTTCAAGGAACAGCGTGAATATGAGGGGATCGACGAGGCGATCGAGCAGGCAGAGCAGCATCTGGCGGACATCAGCTTGCAGATGGAAGCAGCCTTTGCAGACTCCGGGAAACTTCAGGAGCTGGTAGAGAAGCAGCGGCAGGGTGAAGCCGAGCTGGAACGGCTGATGGAACGCTGGACATATCTGAACGAGCTTGCGGAGAAGATCGCCGGAAAAGCGTAG
- a CDS encoding glycerophosphodiester phosphodiesterase, with translation MKNMCVAHRGFSGKAPENTLAAVRMAIALPFVRWMEIDVQLTKDGVPVVIHDFSLDRTTNGHGKVKNMDYEHVRRLDAGSWKGRAFRGERVPSLKEVLELASGRLRLNIELKTSGDMYPGLEQAVIDLVNAHGMRDEVVLTSFDAGALQRIKELDPRFRTGLIYDSRSGDPARKLKELDCSFLSISFDRLNPGLAKLLAERGIRVMAWTVNKAKEMRRLAAMHSEIMICTNRPDIWGDTFLEA, from the coding sequence ATGAAAAATATGTGTGTGGCCCATCGCGGCTTCTCCGGAAAAGCTCCGGAGAACACGCTTGCTGCCGTACGGATGGCGATAGCGCTGCCGTTTGTGCGCTGGATGGAAATTGATGTTCAGCTCACGAAGGACGGCGTACCGGTAGTGATTCATGATTTTTCACTGGACCGCACCACCAACGGGCATGGCAAGGTCAAAAATATGGATTACGAGCATGTCCGGCGTTTGGATGCGGGGAGCTGGAAAGGGCGTGCTTTTCGCGGGGAACGCGTGCCGTCGCTGAAGGAAGTGCTGGAGCTGGCCTCCGGCCGGCTGCGGCTGAACATTGAGCTTAAGACCAGCGGTGATATGTATCCGGGGCTGGAGCAGGCGGTCATTGATCTCGTGAATGCACACGGCATGCGCGACGAGGTGGTTCTGACCTCATTCGATGCCGGCGCGCTGCAGCGGATCAAGGAGCTGGACCCCCGCTTCCGAACGGGGTTGATCTACGACTCCAGATCCGGTGATCCCGCGCGGAAGCTGAAGGAGCTGGACTGCTCCTTTTTATCGATCAGCTTTGACCGGTTGAATCCCGGTCTGGCGAAGCTGCTTGCTGAGCGGGGCATACGGGTAATGGCCTGGACGGTAAACAAGGCGAAGGAAATGCGCCGTCTGGCCGCCATGCATTCGGAGATCATGATCTGCACGAACCGCCCCGACATCTGGGGCGACACGTTTCTGGAGGCCTAG